The proteins below are encoded in one region of Halogranum gelatinilyticum:
- a CDS encoding DUF7522 family protein has protein sequence MENQLLPDKAKDRLTRTCRTAVGDSLRSLTYINRFDYEQVYLREDLERDADLNSFIGNEWHDFKMTQDAYRGSELGDYRYTIRVFENGYLVRITIEDSGVFITTDGITMQDFEALSQAVEGVLDEWAVAE, from the coding sequence ATGGAGAACCAGTTACTCCCCGACAAGGCGAAGGACCGCCTGACACGCACCTGCCGAACCGCCGTCGGCGACAGCCTCCGGTCGCTCACGTACATCAACCGGTTCGACTACGAGCAGGTCTATCTGCGTGAGGACCTCGAACGCGACGCCGACCTCAACTCCTTCATCGGTAACGAATGGCACGACTTCAAGATGACCCAGGACGCCTACCGCGGCTCCGAGTTGGGCGACTACCGCTACACGATTCGCGTCTTCGAGAACGGCTATCTCGTCCGCATCACCATCGAGGACTCCGGCGTGTTCATCACGACCGACGGCATCACCATGCAGGACTTCGAAGCCCTGTCGCAGGCGGTCGAGGGCGTCCTCGACGAATGGGCCGTCGCCGAGTGA
- a CDS encoding PAS domain-containing protein, translating to MGTSDANRGGRTFAQAALHLFPAEIAVLDRDGVIVSTNLAWRMFGEANGLTEGADMVGVNYLDVCDAAASDDPVSATAAAGIRDVFDGIRDEFRLEYPCHSPDEKRWFVMRVIPFSVGEATYALVAHMDVTDRKLAELDVQTRTDQFEAIATLLSEDLQDTLSTAISRVIVLSSEVDSEETVRLEASLQRMSALLTDALALLRGETLDVTDVSLEATTLAAWGRTDTLDATLDVEESGVLEADLSLFGQLFQHLFQSALIQGGTKVDIRVGVANDAIYFEYHRSSVPQAVVEGGARSGSSAIDPDVAVAARIAEVHGWEFSTVAEDGTMRYEISGIQWRG from the coding sequence ATGGGAACTTCAGACGCGAACCGTGGGGGGCGGACGTTCGCTCAGGCGGCACTCCATCTGTTTCCCGCAGAGATCGCGGTACTCGACAGAGACGGCGTCATCGTCTCGACGAACCTCGCGTGGCGGATGTTCGGCGAGGCCAACGGGCTGACCGAGGGTGCCGACATGGTCGGCGTCAACTACCTCGACGTCTGTGACGCCGCCGCGTCCGACGACCCCGTCTCGGCGACCGCAGCAGCCGGCATCCGCGACGTCTTCGACGGCATTCGAGACGAGTTCCGCCTCGAATACCCCTGTCACAGCCCCGACGAGAAGCGGTGGTTCGTCATGCGCGTCATCCCCTTCAGCGTCGGCGAGGCGACGTACGCCCTCGTCGCCCACATGGACGTGACCGACCGGAAGCTCGCCGAGTTGGACGTCCAGACCCGAACCGACCAGTTCGAGGCCATCGCGACGCTCCTCTCGGAAGACCTCCAAGACACCCTCTCGACGGCCATCAGCCGCGTGATCGTCCTCAGCAGCGAGGTCGACTCCGAGGAGACCGTCCGGCTCGAAGCGTCGCTCCAGCGGATGAGCGCGCTCCTCACCGACGCGCTCGCGCTCCTCCGCGGCGAGACGCTGGACGTCACCGACGTCAGTCTCGAAGCGACCACGTTGGCGGCGTGGGGGCGGACCGACACGCTCGACGCGACGCTGGACGTCGAAGAGTCGGGCGTCCTCGAAGCCGACCTCAGCCTGTTCGGCCAGCTGTTCCAGCATCTCTTCCAGAGCGCGCTCATCCAGGGCGGGACGAAAGTCGACATCCGTGTCGGCGTCGCGAACGACGCAATCTACTTCGAGTACCACCGGAGTTCGGTCCCGCAAGCGGTCGTCGAGGGGGGCGCGAGAAGTGGGAGCAGTGCGATCGACCCCGACGTGGCCGTCGCCGCCCGTATCGCCGAAGTCCACGGCTGGGAGTTCTCGACGGTTGCGGAGGACGGGACGATGCGGTACGAGATATCGGGTATCCAGTGGCGGGGCTGA
- a CDS encoding DUF7128 family protein, translating to MVAATQVEQTTWYRCEKCGLVLATKLDAEQHEEWCAGDLPSYCW from the coding sequence ATGGTTGCCGCGACACAGGTCGAGCAGACGACGTGGTACCGCTGTGAGAAGTGTGGACTAGTCCTCGCCACCAAATTGGACGCCGAACAGCACGAGGAGTGGTGTGCAGGAGACTTGCCGTCGTACTGCTGGTGA
- a CDS encoding chorismate mutase, which yields MTQNEARPEEMNLDELREEIEDIDREIVELIARRTYVADTVAQVKAEKDLPTTDESQEERVMERAGTNAAHFEVDSNLVKAIFRLLIEMNKAEQRESR from the coding sequence ATGACACAGAACGAAGCACGACCCGAAGAGATGAATCTGGACGAACTGCGCGAGGAGATCGAAGACATCGACCGGGAGATCGTCGAACTCATCGCCCGGCGGACCTACGTCGCCGACACCGTCGCGCAGGTCAAAGCCGAGAAGGACCTGCCGACGACCGACGAGTCCCAGGAGGAGCGCGTGATGGAACGCGCCGGGACGAACGCGGCGCATTTCGAGGTCGACTCGAACCTCGTGAAGGCCATCTTCCGGCTGCTCATCGAGATGAACAAGGCCGAACAGCGCGAGAGTCGGTAG
- a CDS encoding CDC48 family AAA ATPase codes for MSDDTALQLTVRGAEKRDAGRGIARLPETARQRLGVLSGDTVVIEGERETVAKVWPARGADDGSIQVDADTRMNAGVKIGETVRIRRQAVEEAVRVTLAAPDDLGFDDSDLVRQSVKQDLLDRPLHQGERVRIERLGGSAFVVTKTVPDGTVRVTEDTTVTVTRSSGSSASETVGKAVERVTGGSSKPNAEDRTGVTYEDIGGLDDELDLVREMIELPLSEPEVFARLGIEPPKGVLLHGPPGTGKTLIAKAVANEVDATFLTISGPEIMSKYKGESEEKLREKFEEAEANAPAIVFFDEIDSIAGKREDGGDVENRVVGQLLTLMDGLDARGDVIVIGATNRVDSLDPALRRGGRFDREIEIGVPGETGRREILDVHTRRMPLAEDVDVGRIASRTHGFVGADLESLAKEAAMTALRRVRREGERVALDELEVLRADFEAAMASVEPSAMREYVAETPTTTFENVGGLQDAKDTLERAVTWPLTYGPLFESANTAPPSGVLLYGPPGTGKTLLARAIAGESGVNFIHVAGPELLDRYVGESEKAVREVFERARQAAPAIVFFDEIDAVATDRDSMGSDSGVGERVVSQLLTELDRLTDNPNLVVLAATNRRDALDPALLRPGRLESHVEVPAPDHDARRAILDVHTRDKPVDDDVDLDDLAGQLEGYSGADLTAVCREAAMSAIREVADAYETPEEANEHRDEVLITREHFDRAVESVRPSLGAI; via the coding sequence ATGAGCGACGACACGGCCCTCCAACTCACCGTACGGGGTGCGGAGAAGCGCGACGCCGGGCGGGGTATCGCCCGCCTGCCGGAGACGGCCCGGCAGCGACTCGGCGTCCTCTCCGGCGACACGGTGGTCATCGAGGGCGAGCGCGAGACGGTGGCGAAAGTCTGGCCCGCTCGCGGGGCCGACGACGGCAGCATCCAGGTCGACGCCGACACCCGGATGAACGCGGGCGTCAAGATCGGCGAGACGGTCCGTATCCGTCGGCAGGCGGTCGAGGAAGCCGTCCGCGTGACGCTCGCCGCCCCCGACGACCTCGGCTTCGACGACAGCGACCTCGTCCGACAGAGCGTCAAACAGGACCTGTTGGACCGGCCGCTTCACCAGGGCGAGCGCGTCCGTATCGAGCGATTGGGTGGGAGTGCGTTCGTCGTCACGAAGACCGTTCCCGACGGCACCGTCCGCGTCACCGAGGATACGACCGTGACCGTCACGCGGTCGTCGGGGTCGAGCGCGTCGGAGACCGTCGGCAAGGCCGTCGAGCGCGTCACCGGCGGGTCCTCGAAACCGAACGCCGAAGACCGCACGGGCGTCACCTACGAGGACATCGGTGGACTCGACGACGAACTGGACCTCGTCCGCGAGATGATCGAACTGCCGCTGTCGGAGCCGGAGGTGTTCGCCCGCCTCGGCATCGAGCCGCCGAAGGGCGTTCTCCTGCACGGGCCGCCGGGGACAGGGAAGACGCTCATCGCCAAGGCCGTCGCCAACGAGGTCGACGCGACGTTTCTCACCATCTCGGGGCCCGAGATCATGTCGAAGTACAAGGGCGAATCCGAGGAAAAATTGAGAGAAAAGTTCGAGGAGGCCGAGGCGAACGCGCCAGCCATCGTCTTTTTCGACGAGATCGACTCCATCGCGGGCAAACGCGAGGACGGCGGCGACGTCGAGAACCGCGTCGTCGGCCAGCTGCTGACGCTGATGGACGGACTGGACGCCCGCGGCGACGTCATCGTCATCGGCGCGACGAACCGGGTGGACTCGCTGGACCCCGCGCTCCGCCGTGGCGGCCGCTTCGACCGCGAGATCGAGATCGGCGTGCCCGGTGAGACGGGGCGACGTGAGATTCTGGACGTCCACACGCGCCGGATGCCGCTGGCCGAGGACGTCGACGTCGGCCGCATCGCCTCGCGGACGCACGGCTTCGTCGGCGCGGACCTCGAATCGCTCGCCAAGGAGGCGGCGATGACCGCGCTGCGTCGCGTGCGCCGGGAGGGCGAGCGGGTCGCGCTGGACGAACTGGAGGTGCTGCGCGCCGACTTCGAGGCCGCGATGGCCTCCGTCGAGCCGAGCGCGATGCGCGAGTACGTCGCCGAGACGCCGACGACGACGTTCGAGAACGTCGGTGGCTTGCAGGACGCCAAAGACACCCTCGAACGCGCCGTCACGTGGCCCTTGACCTACGGGCCGCTGTTCGAGTCCGCCAACACCGCCCCGCCGTCGGGTGTCCTGCTCTACGGGCCGCCCGGCACGGGCAAGACGCTCTTGGCGCGGGCTATCGCGGGCGAGAGCGGCGTCAACTTCATCCACGTCGCCGGGCCGGAACTGCTGGACAGATACGTCGGCGAGTCCGAGAAAGCCGTCCGCGAGGTCTTCGAACGCGCCCGACAGGCCGCGCCAGCCATCGTCTTCTTCGACGAGATCGACGCCGTCGCGACCGACCGCGACAGCATGGGCAGCGACTCGGGCGTCGGCGAGCGCGTCGTCTCCCAACTTCTCACTGAACTGGACCGCCTGACCGACAACCCCAACTTGGTCGTCCTTGCGGCCACCAACCGCCGCGACGCGCTCGACCCGGCTCTCCTGCGTCCCGGCCGGCTCGAATCGCACGTCGAGGTGCCCGCGCCGGACCACGACGCCCGGCGGGCGATTCTGGACGTCCACACCCGCGACAAGCCCGTTGACGACGACGTCGACCTCGACGACCTCGCAGGGCAGCTGGAGGGCTACTCCGGTGCCGACCTGACGGCAGTCTGTCGAGAGGCCGCCATGTCGGCGATTCGGGAAGTCGCCGACGCCTACGAGACGCCCGAAGAGGCCAACGAGCACCGCGACGAGGTGCTGATCACGCGGGAGCACTTCGACCGGGCAGTCGAGTCGGTGCGGCCGTCACTCGGGGCGATCTAG
- a CDS encoding DUF7508 domain-containing protein, with protein sequence MALAKQWRDLSRKTVARAPDRPGYYELGDDEGTVVDSGTGVLRDSLKDALAYSRASKVRWVEATSLDHAERLAEEHE encoded by the coding sequence ATGGCACTGGCTAAGCAGTGGCGCGACCTCTCTCGGAAGACGGTCGCCCGCGCGCCGGACCGCCCCGGCTACTACGAACTCGGCGACGACGAGGGAACCGTCGTCGACAGCGGTACGGGCGTCCTCCGCGACTCGCTGAAGGACGCGCTGGCCTACAGCCGTGCCAGCAAGGTCCGGTGGGTCGAGGCGACGTCGCTCGACCACGCCGAGCGGCTGGCCGAGGAACACGAGTAG
- a CDS encoding DUF5796 family protein — protein MSARNDVSPSTLGVELREEGVVVEYLDGRTTLYRGAPQKVTDTLTTGPGKETHILVTDPTETEGVLIYVNDLKTHDDILDGSGVGRVILDQGEEEELFPGVVVRRTGGMRNEVEADPEVARGRVFAFVEDDWGEESYEFVAED, from the coding sequence ATGAGCGCACGCAACGACGTCTCGCCGAGCACTCTCGGCGTCGAACTCCGCGAGGAGGGCGTTGTCGTCGAGTATCTCGACGGCCGGACGACCCTCTACCGCGGTGCCCCGCAGAAAGTCACCGACACGCTGACCACCGGGCCGGGCAAGGAGACGCACATCCTCGTCACCGACCCGACGGAGACCGAGGGCGTGCTCATCTACGTCAACGACCTCAAGACGCACGACGACATCCTCGACGGGAGCGGCGTCGGCCGCGTCATCCTGGACCAGGGCGAAGAGGAGGAGCTGTTCCCCGGCGTCGTCGTCCGCCGGACGGGCGGGATGCGCAACGAGGTCGAGGCCGACCCCGAGGTCGCTCGCGGCCGCGTCTTCGCCTTCGTCGAGGACGACTGGGGCGAGGAGAGCTACGAGTTCGTCGCCGAGGACTGA
- a CDS encoding DEAD/DEAH box helicase, which translates to MPDGETQTGVDAFTHLGDAVRGALSERGFSTPTEPQRRAIPPLAAGDNALVIAPTGTGKTETAMLPVFDSIAEAEDRFGISALYITPLRALNRDMRDRLDWWGDYLDLDIDVRHGDTTQYQRGKQADDPPDVLVTTPETLQAMLTGKKLRTALSDVHHVVVDEVHELASSKRGAQLTVAFERLGQLAGDYQRIGLSATVGSPAEVAKFLTGDCDFTIVEVDVDNRVDFTVTHPRVTDEDERLSGKLATDAELASHVRAIRNLVEEHTSTLVFVNTRQTAEALGAHFKKLDAPVGVHHGSLSKEARIEVEDAFKSGELDGLICTSSMELGIDVGRVDHVVQYGSPREVARLLQRVGRAGHRLGLVSEGTVVTSDADDTFEALAIARRAEAGEVEPAHIHHGSLDVVANQIVGCVMDHGEVSARETYDLLTDAYPFRDLSEEQFREVVRELHGNRLLWLNEEKDLLEKSGGTWQYFYANLSMIPDEETYDVHDISSRKQIGTLDEKFVVNFAEPGEVFIQRGEMWRINDIDEDEGEVNVTPIEDPTGEVPSWVGSEIPVPKPVAQEVGEMRGVAGPQFERGAPRAGVTSEFVRRYPTDDYTVSEALELLERQAEAGTPIPTHDRVVVEGQGRTVVVNACFGHKINETFGRLLSALIAQRTGSSVGMEVDPYRIEFEVPSKVGPNEFVEVLESTDPAHIEGLLELALKNADSLKFTLAQVAAKFGSLKRYQGRKRFGGDRLLAALKDTPVYDEAVREVFHTDLAVEETAEILAQMQSGDIDLVVARERTPVGIAGNSSGRDFLVPENADASVIETVRERIQNDRVILVCLHCREWSRKTKVRRVREQPECPNCESTRVAALNPWADDTVQAVKSQDRDEEQEELVQRAYKSANLVQSHGKRAVVALAARGVGPHNAARIISKLREDEDDFYRDILAQERQFARTKSFWD; encoded by the coding sequence ATGCCAGACGGCGAGACGCAGACCGGTGTCGACGCCTTCACGCATCTCGGCGACGCCGTCCGCGGCGCGCTCTCCGAGCGTGGGTTCTCGACGCCGACGGAGCCGCAGCGACGAGCCATCCCGCCGCTCGCCGCCGGAGACAACGCGCTCGTCATCGCCCCCACCGGCACGGGGAAGACGGAGACGGCGATGCTGCCGGTCTTCGACTCGATTGCGGAGGCCGAGGACCGCTTCGGTATCTCCGCGCTCTACATCACGCCGCTCCGCGCGCTCAACCGTGATATGCGCGATCGCCTCGACTGGTGGGGCGACTATCTCGACCTCGATATCGATGTTCGGCACGGCGACACCACGCAGTACCAGCGGGGCAAGCAGGCCGACGACCCGCCGGACGTGCTCGTGACGACGCCCGAAACCCTCCAGGCGATGCTGACCGGGAAGAAACTCCGGACGGCACTCTCGGACGTTCACCACGTCGTCGTCGATGAGGTCCACGAACTCGCCTCCTCGAAGCGCGGTGCGCAGTTGACCGTCGCCTTCGAGCGACTCGGCCAACTCGCCGGCGACTACCAGCGTATCGGCCTCTCGGCGACGGTCGGCTCGCCCGCGGAGGTCGCGAAGTTCCTCACCGGCGACTGCGACTTCACCATCGTCGAGGTCGACGTCGACAACCGCGTCGACTTCACCGTTACCCATCCGCGCGTGACCGACGAGGACGAACGGCTCTCGGGGAAACTCGCGACCGACGCGGAACTCGCCAGCCACGTGCGGGCGATTCGCAACTTGGTCGAGGAACACACCTCGACGCTCGTCTTCGTCAACACGCGTCAGACCGCCGAAGCACTCGGCGCGCACTTCAAGAAACTCGACGCACCCGTCGGCGTCCACCACGGGTCGCTCTCGAAAGAGGCCCGTATCGAGGTCGAAGACGCATTCAAATCCGGCGAGCTGGACGGGCTCATCTGTACCTCCTCGATGGAACTCGGCATCGACGTGGGCCGGGTCGACCACGTCGTCCAGTACGGCAGCCCTCGGGAGGTCGCTCGCTTACTCCAGCGAGTCGGCCGCGCGGGCCACCGCCTCGGTCTCGTCAGCGAGGGGACCGTCGTCACCAGCGACGCCGACGACACCTTCGAGGCACTGGCCATCGCCCGCCGCGCCGAAGCGGGGGAGGTCGAACCGGCCCACATCCACCACGGCAGTCTCGACGTCGTCGCGAACCAGATCGTCGGCTGCGTGATGGACCACGGCGAGGTGAGTGCTCGCGAGACCTACGACCTCCTCACCGACGCCTATCCCTTCCGTGACTTGTCGGAAGAACAGTTCCGCGAGGTCGTCCGCGAACTCCACGGGAATCGTTTGCTCTGGCTGAACGAGGAGAAGGACCTGCTGGAGAAGTCCGGCGGGACGTGGCAGTATTTCTACGCCAATCTGTCGATGATTCCCGACGAGGAGACCTACGACGTCCACGACATCTCCTCACGGAAGCAGATCGGCACGCTCGACGAGAAGTTCGTCGTCAACTTCGCCGAACCGGGCGAGGTGTTCATCCAGCGCGGCGAGATGTGGCGCATCAACGACATCGACGAGGACGAGGGCGAGGTCAACGTCACGCCCATCGAGGACCCCACGGGCGAGGTCCCCTCGTGGGTCGGATCGGAGATTCCGGTCCCGAAACCCGTCGCCCAAGAGGTCGGCGAGATGCGCGGCGTCGCCGGGCCGCAGTTCGAGCGCGGCGCGCCGCGAGCGGGCGTCACGTCCGAGTTCGTCCGGCGGTATCCGACGGACGACTACACCGTCAGCGAGGCGTTGGAACTGCTCGAACGGCAGGCCGAGGCCGGCACGCCGATACCGACGCACGACCGCGTCGTCGTCGAGGGACAGGGCAGAACCGTCGTCGTCAACGCCTGTTTCGGCCACAAAATCAACGAGACCTTCGGACGCCTCCTCTCGGCACTCATCGCCCAGCGCACCGGCTCGTCGGTCGGGATGGAGGTCGACCCCTACCGTATCGAGTTCGAGGTGCCCTCGAAGGTCGGCCCGAACGAGTTCGTGGAAGTCCTCGAATCGACCGACCCCGCCCACATCGAGGGGCTACTCGAACTCGCGTTGAAGAACGCCGACTCGTTGAAGTTCACGCTGGCGCAGGTCGCCGCGAAGTTCGGGTCGCTGAAGCGGTATCAGGGGCGCAAGCGCTTCGGCGGCGACCGCCTGCTCGCAGCACTGAAGGACACGCCCGTCTACGACGAGGCAGTCAGGGAGGTCTTCCACACCGACCTCGCGGTCGAGGAGACGGCCGAAATCCTGGCCCAGATGCAGTCGGGTGACATCGACCTCGTCGTCGCCCGCGAGCGGACGCCCGTCGGTATCGCGGGCAACTCCAGCGGCCGGGACTTCCTCGTTCCCGAGAACGCCGATGCGAGTGTCATCGAGACGGTCAGAGAGCGCATCCAGAACGACCGCGTCATCCTCGTCTGTCTGCACTGCCGGGAGTGGTCGCGGAAGACGAAGGTCCGGCGCGTCCGCGAGCAACCCGAGTGTCCGAACTGCGAGTCGACGCGCGTCGCGGCGTTGAATCCCTGGGCCGACGACACCGTCCAGGCCGTCAAATCGCAGGATAGAGACGAGGAGCAGGAGGAGTTGGTCCAGCGCGCCTACAAATCGGCGAATCTGGTCCAAAGTCACGGCAAGCGTGCCGTCGTCGCGCTCGCGGCCCGCGGGGTCGGCCCACACAACGCCGCGCGCATCATCTCCAAGTTGCGCGAGGACGAAGACGACTTCTACCGGGACATCCTGGCCCAAGAGCGGCAGTTCGCGCGGACGAAGTCGTTCTGGGACTGA
- a CDS encoding metallophosphoesterase, with product MPTVEPLPRQPAAVADLGHERALVVADVHVGIEAALRYERGVELPSDADSRRERLLSLLAETGADRLVVLGDLGHRIGDPKGDELAELNTLVDAVTDRVAMTLVTGNHDAGLADVVAARVDVTPGSGVRLGDVGFAHGHTWPSEAVLSAPTVCTGHEHPTVRLTDAVGGSRTEKAWLRGSLARDVFAEGLGVDAADLDWHDPDLVVFPAFNDRSGGTYVNVEGQGFLSPFLPEGLVDGEAYLLDGTRLGDYRRV from the coding sequence GTGCCCACGGTCGAACCGCTCCCCCGCCAGCCCGCCGCCGTCGCCGACCTCGGCCACGAGCGGGCACTCGTCGTCGCCGACGTCCACGTCGGCATCGAAGCCGCGTTGCGCTACGAGCGCGGGGTCGAACTCCCGAGCGACGCCGACAGCCGCCGTGAGCGACTGCTGTCGCTGCTCGCCGAAACCGGTGCGGACAGGCTCGTCGTCCTCGGCGACCTCGGCCACCGCATCGGCGACCCGAAGGGCGACGAACTCGCGGAGTTGAACACGCTCGTCGACGCCGTCACGGACCGCGTGGCGATGACGCTCGTGACGGGCAACCACGACGCTGGTCTCGCCGACGTCGTCGCCGCCCGCGTCGACGTGACGCCCGGCTCGGGCGTCAGGCTGGGTGACGTCGGCTTCGCCCACGGCCACACCTGGCCGAGCGAAGCGGTCCTGAGCGCGCCGACGGTCTGTACGGGCCACGAGCATCCGACGGTTCGCCTGACCGACGCCGTCGGCGGCAGCCGGACCGAGAAGGCGTGGCTCCGTGGCTCGCTGGCGAGGGACGTCTTCGCCGAGGGTCTCGGTGTCGACGCCGCCGACTTGGACTGGCACGACCCGGACCTCGTCGTCTTCCCGGCGTTCAACGACCGCTCGGGCGGGACGTACGTCAACGTCGAGGGTCAGGGATTTCTCTCGCCGTTCCTTCCCGAAGGTCTCGTCGACGGCGAAGCCTACCTGCTTGACGGGACGCGCTTGGGTGACTACCGTCGGGTCTGA
- a CDS encoding shikimate kinase, translated as MNGRAAALGAGTVLNALATGFGSAFAIDAETRATVELDDTGTVDGAVDGVPDADTRLIERCVELVVEEFGNGQGGHVRTESDVPMAAGLKSSSAAANATVLATLDALDAADELSREAACRLGVQAARDAGVTVTGAFDDASASMLGGVTVTDNAEDDLRKHEPVEWDVLVWTPPEQAFSADADVDRCHDVAPMADLVYDLALDGRYGEAMTVNGLAFSAALDFPTDPAVEAMPHVDGVSLSGTGPSVVAVGEREQLETVKDRWDERDGTTRLTTTRNDGARIL; from the coding sequence ATGAACGGCCGAGCGGCCGCCCTCGGGGCGGGAACCGTGTTGAACGCCCTCGCGACCGGCTTCGGGTCGGCGTTCGCCATCGACGCCGAGACGCGCGCGACCGTCGAACTCGACGACACCGGGACGGTCGACGGCGCGGTCGACGGCGTCCCCGACGCCGACACGCGACTGATCGAACGCTGCGTCGAACTCGTCGTCGAGGAGTTCGGCAACGGCCAGGGCGGCCACGTCCGAACGGAGAGCGACGTGCCGATGGCCGCGGGGCTGAAGAGTTCCAGCGCGGCCGCGAACGCGACCGTGTTGGCGACGCTCGACGCGCTCGACGCCGCCGACGAACTGTCGAGAGAGGCCGCCTGTCGCCTCGGTGTGCAGGCCGCCCGCGACGCCGGTGTGACCGTCACCGGCGCGTTCGACGACGCCTCGGCGAGTATGCTCGGCGGCGTCACCGTCACCGACAACGCCGAGGACGACCTGCGCAAGCACGAACCCGTCGAGTGGGACGTCCTCGTCTGGACGCCGCCCGAACAGGCGTTCTCGGCCGACGCCGACGTCGACCGCTGTCACGACGTCGCGCCGATGGCGGATCTCGTCTACGACCTCGCGCTCGACGGCCGGTACGGCGAGGCGATGACGGTCAACGGGCTGGCCTTCTCGGCCGCACTGGACTTTCCGACGGACCCCGCGGTCGAGGCGATGCCCCACGTCGACGGCGTCTCGCTGTCGGGCACCGGCCCGAGCGTCGTCGCCGTCGGCGAGCGCGAGCAGTTGGAGACGGTGAAGGACCGCTGGGACGAACGAGACGGCACGACACGGCTGACCACCACACGGAACGACGGAGCACGCATCCTATGA
- a CDS encoding class I SAM-dependent methyltransferase, whose protein sequence is MPTDALGLAMLDYQRGGLRGPCRYVDGAETADGQVRENYFGDPQRWPEPTRRLLDSLDGPVLDLGCGAGNHALYLQSRGECVAADVSPGAVAAARERGVEVAVVADMFALPFARDSFRSVWMWGTQLGLAGSLAGVSAILANLAVVTDGEGTAVVDGYDPRHVDTDTMVGYRSDLREGVARRAFHFEYERDGERLVGRTLSFVLFGPDRLQDATVGTPWTVRDVHERDGGHYCAVLEK, encoded by the coding sequence ATGCCCACAGACGCGCTCGGACTGGCGATGCTCGACTACCAGCGCGGCGGTCTCCGCGGGCCGTGTCGCTACGTCGACGGCGCGGAGACGGCCGACGGTCAGGTTCGTGAGAACTACTTCGGCGACCCACAGCGGTGGCCCGAGCCGACGCGGCGGCTGCTCGACTCGCTCGACGGGCCGGTACTCGACCTCGGCTGTGGCGCGGGCAACCACGCACTCTACTTGCAAAGTCGAGGAGAATGCGTCGCCGCCGACGTCAGCCCTGGGGCCGTGGCCGCCGCCCGCGAGCGCGGTGTCGAAGTCGCCGTTGTCGCCGATATGTTCGCTCTTCCCTTCGCCCGCGACAGCTTCCGCTCGGTCTGGATGTGGGGAACGCAACTCGGCCTCGCGGGGTCGTTGGCGGGCGTTTCGGCGATCCTCGCGAATCTCGCGGTCGTCACCGACGGGGAGGGTACTGCCGTCGTCGACGGCTACGATCCCCGCCACGTCGACACCGACACGATGGTGGGCTACCGCTCCGACCTGCGCGAGGGCGTCGCCCGCCGCGCCTTCCACTTCGAGTACGAGCGCGACGGCGAGCGGCTGGTCGGGCGGACGCTCTCGTTCGTGTTGTTCGGACCCGACAGACTGCAGGACGCAACCGTCGGAACGCCGTGGACGGTGAGGGACGTCCACGAGCGCGACGGCGGCCACTACTGCGCCGTCTTGGAGAAGTGA